The genomic stretch TAGAGTCCCTGTTTCAGTACttagaattgattattgattACTTTTGGTAGTAGTTaggtttcattattattattacacaagttcggcacctgtcagtatttttgaaaaattttactgtagcagagtttttaaagtatattttgagatatttttagaaaatattttgaaatatttaagagtagtagagtttttaaaatatattttgggatttttttaaatattaaaaaaaatttagactacttTTTAGGTTACATTttaaagtactttttaaaaatttttacagtatttgaaaaactaatttttgaaaaactcctaTATCCAAACAGAGCAATtatgagaagaaaagaaaacttgccTCTGATTACACTGGCTAAAGCATGAGCTTTAGCTATTGTCTTCCTACAAACCCTGACTATTCGAACAAAAGACAAACAACTACATATAAACATAAGATGTCTTCCACAATAGCCCGCACCACTTGGGCCGGATCCTCAATATATTACAATAACCAGAGGAGTTTTAATATCAACAGAATTGCAGGGAATAATAGTTAGAAAGATATCTGAGAGTATGTAAGCAGGCCAGCGCCTCAGTTTGCAAAGGTGTCAATGCTTGAACTTTTCTAGAGTTTGAGGTCTTTGCATGTTTTCAGGATGTTGAGCGAAGGAACCATCTATAAAGGCTTTCACTTGGGTAGGTTGATAAATTGCATCCCCTTCATGGAATGATAGCTCCCAAGTAATGACTTGCTTCTCTGATGATGCGGTTCTAGAGAACATTGATAGTTGTTTTCCTCTTGCCACGGTAGCTTCACTTGATACATTGCATCAATTGCATTCAGTAATTTTTCCAAGTTAAAATCTCTGCCCTCCCACATGAATTTATTTCGTGCTAGCCATATATTCCACAAAATATAGATAGACAACATAATGTCATTGTCGTCAGGAGCATCTTTGATCCATCCTTGCAGCCAGCCCATACAGCTAAGGAAACTGGTGTACCAGCTTCAAAGTCAAAACATAGCCGGGAAGCTCTCCAAATTCTAACTGATAATTGACACTCCAGAAACAAGTGTGTAGCAGATTCATTTTGCTTACCACATCGAAGAAGACAGATAGGGGAAGGACAGCAATTCCTTAAATGAAATTACTgaatttaagtgctgaattggattatcaaacaacTTGGTGAAATTAAGCCAAGCACTACTgtaaatccttttttttttctttaattttttacttTGTGCTAAGCAAGAGCACGTATATCTTATGAAATGTAATTAGAAGaatggagggaaaaggaaaTTGCAGGTGctccattttaaattttagGCTTCTAGCATTTATTCTCCTTGCATGGTTGTAGTAACATTTGAAAAGTGAATCTAATAATAGctcactcaaaaaaaaaaaaaaaaaaggaagatgtTTATACTGACAAAGacttggaatcaatgaattaaCAAACCACAGAGATACTGTTAGCCCTACTTTTATATGCGCCTTTTATTTTATGTAAAGCAAAATAAGTGTAGTATGCACTTCATACAATCAGCAAAATGGAAGAAGAACTATGCTCCTCTTTTATACAGAATTAGCAACattgaaataaagaaaaggtttACCGGGCTTGAGTATCTATTAGTACCTTCCACCCCTTTTAGGTTTAATCAGTTATGATATTCGTCACCTGCACATTGCATTCTGCCAGCCTAACTATGAGTGCGAGCTACCTTCTGAGCACTGGTAGCTGACTGAGCCTAAAACAAGAAACTTTAACCTGTTCAAACTACTATAGGAGCCAAAGAAGATACAGCAGTAAAGAAGAAAAAGCAACATGGACTTCAAATTTGCAGTTCAAGAATTGTATCCATCATTGATTCTTGTAGAACATCTTCTGCAATCTGGATCGCAATATCTTCTGCATCAGGACGAAGTTCAAACCATAACCCAAACTTCGCCATATCCATTCCTACAAGCTGATCCAGTGTTGGTTGTCCCAGCTTTGGAGATATGTAGCAATTGACTTCTTTCACTACTTCTTCAATCACGTTTGCTTCAAGCGGAGCAGGCCTGATATTTGGTTTGAGAAGTGATGACCAAGGGGAGCATCCAAAGTAGCAGGAATATATACCTAAGAGGACTTCGTGAATGCAGTCAAGTAGGAGATTGAGTTCACAGTTTGCCTCGACTCGAAATAATCCCACACTATCGGCTGAGTATAGATTGTTTAGAACATGTGGAAGACAAGGACTAAATGCTGATAGCTCTTCAAAATCGAAATTTGAAGCTTGCATAACAGCCCTTACACAGGCTGACATATATTCCTCTTCATGCGTGCTTGCAGGAATATCGACCTTAGGGTCGTCTTCAAGGGATTCGACTTGCAaatgatcatcaaaatcaatacGACGTGGTTGCAATGGTGATTCATCTGCAGATGGTCATGATAATATTTAGCTGATAGTTTCTcgctaaaaaaaatgcaaaatttgGTTTGACTGAGACCTACCTTGCTTAGCTGTAGTGCTTGTAGGACTATTGGCATCTTCAGGGCAAAATGGGTCTAGGACAGAAACTGGACTCGGATGACCTTCTCTGTATTTACAAGCGTCCACAATTTCGAGTGCAGATATGTCTAAAGGACTGGAAGCAGGTCTTAATAAAGATCTGTGGTGATGATCCTCTGAAGAATCAGCctgaaaaggggaaaaaaatgatCGTGTATGTCAAACAAAATCTGCGGTAATAAGCAGCAGAAacgagaaaaagaagaagagagaaaatatCTAACTATTTAAGGAGATTAGAAATCAAACGGCTTACACAAATAAGAAGAAATGGAAACTCACCAAACTTGAGGACTTGTAGCCATTGTCGTATAACAATTTGGTTGATTCAGTGCTTGGTCCACAGCAGGTACGATCAACCTTGTCTCGTTCACATGGCACTTCCAAAATGTTCATATTCCCAGGTAGCAGGCTTTCATTTTCCTCAGTACCGTTCATGTAACCTGCAAAACCATTTCAACTGTTTAAAACAGCACTACACTAAACGGAAAGCATGTGGGAGGCTGGAAGCATCAGTTTAATTACCAGTAGGTTTAAGGTCATCTCCAGTAGCACAGATGTTTTCCCGACCTTCAATGTCATCACTAATCTTTTCTGGGATATTAGGcctaatttcaaaagttttcatcTGATCATCTGATCCAGAATCAGCAGATAGTTGAACTTCTTCATTATGCTTCTGAGGACTTGGCCAGCTCACTCCCTTTCCTTTCTCAATGTCACTGTAAGGAAAAAATCTCATCAGCATTGAAGCAGAAGCACTTGTGTCCCTCTTGGGACTACGAGTGAACAAGCGGTCATGATCAGGCAAAGAGAGAATCATCTGCAACGTTCTGGGGGTCTGTTTTCTGGGTAGGGTCTCAGCCAAATTCAAATTTCTGAACCTTTCAGAAAGGTGTCGTTTTGCTTCTATGAATATATCTGACTGTTGGTTGGAGCAGCTTGTGGTTGAGGAGTTGCACTCAGAGACATTCTTGAAATCAATTTCAGGTCCCTTGTGTGATATCAAACCCTTTGGTTTTGGTTGCTTGCCCATCCTCTTGGCATCATTGACAGATCTAGattctccttttgaaataaTGGGACTGATCCCATTTTCAACATATTTCAAGGAATTTTTGTTTCTATAAAGTTCATTTAGACCATCTCCCAATGATATTGAACGCTGCTCTCTCTCGCTTTCTCCTCCTGCTCGTTTCAATTTTCTCTTAATCTCTTTGAGGGAAAAGTACGTGGATTTGCTATTTTCCCGTTTATTTTTCAAACTGTGGTGAGACTGCAGAGATGAGCAATGACAAGACACATTCTCAGGCATCTTCCTGCCATTTGATCCTGGCTTCAGAACTACAATCGCATTTGAAGCAGAACTGGTACTTCTCTTCGATGAAAATCCATATCGTTGCTTAAGTTTTTGCCACAGAAGTTTTTTCGCATTCCTCTTTTGTATACTCATGGTAGAAAGGGAATCTTCATAATCGCTTGTTCCACTACTCTGACATTCTGAAGACTGGGAACTAGGAGATGagttgatttcttttttct from Coffea eugenioides isolate CCC68of chromosome 8, Ceug_1.0, whole genome shotgun sequence encodes the following:
- the LOC113779040 gene encoding uncharacterized protein LOC113779040 translates to MMEIGSPRLPLPKGKYQWSCIWGLVDMFDFRTGRTRQKRLSNGKTRHKHDARHSRKVDTLADFCEKCQGIEDGAGLGNHAVDAYKTKVKDIVQEEFPTEKQIQKLLKAMKQHQRKSDLADNHKASKTLKKASQMLANHRKEKDHEGHHPCSCSDELSLDNHKFAAMLEEIFSQIHQDGRFNGDIHRSLIPSRFKQLDEINVQLLQMSAKAFIDQIYIKRRYTSKDAVSSKSEPFSDASEILHVNRDLFLKLLQDPNSLLVKHIQKLQFPPREKKEINSSPSSQSSECQSSGTSDYEDSLSTMSIQKRNAKKLLWQKLKQRYGFSSKRSTSSASNAIVVLKPGSNGRKMPENVSCHCSSLQSHHSLKNKRENSKSTYFSLKEIKRKLKRAGGESEREQRSISLGDGLNELYRNKNSLKYVENGISPIISKGESRSVNDAKRMGKQPKPKGLISHKGPEIDFKNVSECNSSTTSCSNQQSDIFIEAKRHLSERFRNLNLAETLPRKQTPRTLQMILSLPDHDRLFTRSPKRDTSASASMLMRFFPYSDIEKGKGVSWPSPQKHNEEVQLSADSGSDDQMKTFEIRPNIPEKISDDIEGRENICATGDDLKPTGYMNGTEENESLLPGNMNILEVPCERDKVDRTCCGPSTESTKLLYDNGYKSSSLADSSEDHHHRSLLRPASSPLDISALEIVDACKYREGHPSPVSVLDPFCPEDANSPTSTTAKQDESPLQPRRIDFDDHLQVESLEDDPKVDIPASTHEEEYMSACVRAVMQASNFDFEELSAFSPCLPHVLNNLYSADSVGLFRVEANCELNLLLDCIHEVLLGIYSCYFGCSPWSSLLKPNIRPAPLEANVIEEVVKEVNCYISPKLGQPTLDQLVGMDMAKFGLWFELRPDAEDIAIQIAEDVLQESMMDTILELQI